A stretch of DNA from Pseudomonadota bacterium:
GTCTTCCAAAAGCACAGGGGCCACGAACCAGCCCAGTTCAAAGGTAGGCAGATCGATGTTTTCCGTCGAGTATTCGGAGACGGGACCCATCAGAAACGCCAGGTCGATGGTGCGATCGAGAAGCTGATCGCGCAGATTGACCGAGATATCGACCGAAACCTCGATGGTCAGCGCCTCATAGCGCGCCTGTACCGCAGAGATCAGCGCCGGGAGCCACGCCTGGGCGATGGTCTCCGCCGCACCAATCCGAACAAGGCCGGTGAGTTGATCATCCGGGGTGACCGCCGCGGTAATACGACCCGCGAGATCAATCATTTGTTGCGCAAGCGGAACAAGGTCGGCGCCGGCTTTGGTCAGGACCAAGCCCTGCCCGCGACGCTCGAACAAGGCCGTCCCCAACGATGCTTCAAGGCTCGCAAGCCGCGCAGACAGCGCGGGCTGGGTGACATGGAGCGATGTAGCGGCCGCTCGCACCGAGCCTTGGCGGACGATTTGCAGAAAGGTGCGCAACTGATCGAGGGTCATCGGCATCAGTGTTGCGCGACCGTTCGGCCCGGTAAACCGTTAAGCTGACCGCGGCGAACACCACTTTCGGACAAGCGTAACCGCGATGCCTGCGAAATGCGTGCTGCCAGAGGTGATATCTTATGAAGCGTGTTATTCTAGGAATGGATTTCGCGGAACGAATGTTGAATTACCGACCTGGAATCATTGGCTTAGCCGACGTCAATGTCTCGATAGCGTAGACCGATGTGCATGCCGTGATGAATAATGTGCGTCCCTGTGAGCCACCAAAACAGAAGTTGGTGGATTTTTCGGGCGTCGCGATTCGACCCAGGAGCGCTCCTTCGGCAGACAGGACGTGGACACCACCGGGTCCATTGCAGAAGATACGGTCTTCAAGGTCGGTCTTCATGCCGTCTGGCACGCCTTCGCCCTCACCGCCGATCGTCGCCCAGACCGCGCCGCCGGTAAGACTGCCATCGGCAGCGACGTCGAAAACCCGGATCGTCGGACCCCAACTGTCGTTGACGAACAGGCGGGTTTCATCGCCCGACAGGCACAGACCGTTCGGCTGCTGGAAATCATCGCAAACCAACGCCAACGTACCGTCCGGATCGAGCCGGAAAACGCCTTGAAACGGCAGTTCCTGGTCGCGCAGGAGACCCAAATCCTCGCGAATGCGGCCAAAGCTGGGGTCGGTGAACCATATCCTTCCCTGACTGTCGCAGATGACATCATTGGGTGAATTGAGTTCCTTGCCCTCATAGTCCGCTGCAAGCACGGTCACCCGTTTGCCGCCATGATCGTGGATCACGAGGTGCGACGACGCATGTTCGCAGCTGATGATGCGGCCCTCTCGGTCAAAGCAGTTGCCATTAGCCTGATTGGATGGATGACGGAACGTCCTTAGGCCTTGTTTTTCCGACCATTTATACTGGATACTCTCGGCGATATCGGAGAAGACAAGCCAGTGCTCTTCGGGGTGCCAAATCGGACCTTCGGTAAAGGTGAAGCCCGTTTGGAGCTGTTTGAGTTCGGCTCCAGCTGCCAGGACGCCATCGATGGGATCTTGCTTCATGATGTTTATTCCGGTTTGCCTCAACTCTTAGGGCGAAGACGGTCAACCCCGATCTCGCCGCACCATCGATGACATTGGATTTTTTATCAGCTTATGGACTGCGGGGCACGCGGTGGCGTGCCGAAGCCAGATGGCAAACAACAGGTTGGTGATCTCGCGCCCTATATGGGCCTTTGCACACTTGTTTCGCACGCATAACAAATTGGGTACTTTCTTTTTTGTATCGGCTTCAGAACTGTGCTTGGCGCACGGTGCGGCGCCTAGCTCGGCGCAAGGTGCCACGTCTACGAATTGCATGACGATCCATCCGTAAGAAATCGGAAGTTCAGCACAGATGCGGTCCGAACAAGGCCCAGCCCATGGTCCACTTCATACGGCAAGTGGCACCATCGGCTTAGTAGCCGTGCGGTCCGTAAAGTCTTCGGAAAATGGAGCGGGCGATGGGATTTGAACCCACGACCCCAACCTTGGCAAGGTTGTGCTCTACCCCTGAGCTACACCCGCTCATCGAACGGCAAGGGGTATGGCCCTGTGGCCAAGCTGCCATTCGCGAGCCGCG
This window harbors:
- a CDS encoding LysR family transcriptional regulator, whose product is MPMTLDQLRTFLQIVRQGSVRAAATSLHVTQPALSARLASLEASLGTALFERRGQGLVLTKAGADLVPLAQQMIDLAGRITAAVTPDDQLTGLVRIGAAETIAQAWLPALISAVQARYEALTIEVSVDISVNLRDQLLDRTIDLAFLMGPVSEYSTENIDLPTFELGWFVAPVLLEDGPPDLATVPVITYARNTRPFRELKSALTERHGPSVRLFPSSSLSACFEMVAAGLGVGVLPTRLGASRVVAGHLATFDPGWMISPLRFTASYVGEPENPVVREAAKMAAIIAEEDDQ
- a CDS encoding SMP-30/gluconolactonase/LRE family protein, with amino-acid sequence MKQDPIDGVLAAGAELKQLQTGFTFTEGPIWHPEEHWLVFSDIAESIQYKWSEKQGLRTFRHPSNQANGNCFDREGRIISCEHASSHLVIHDHGGKRVTVLAADYEGKELNSPNDVICDSQGRIWFTDPSFGRIREDLGLLRDQELPFQGVFRLDPDGTLALVCDDFQQPNGLCLSGDETRLFVNDSWGPTIRVFDVAADGSLTGGAVWATIGGEGEGVPDGMKTDLEDRIFCNGPGGVHVLSAEGALLGRIATPEKSTNFCFGGSQGRTLFITACTSVYAIETLTSAKPMIPGR